GGCCGCGTGTAAAACAACCGCCAATCATTAAGGGTTTTAACTGTATAATATCTGCAGACTACTAACGGTTAACGGTCGATGGCAACGACTTGTTCGGCCAAATTATAGGTTCGACTAACCCCACAAATTAACTGTCAAATCATCAAAATTCATACGCTCTGAAGATGATACAACTACGTCGTGACCACCGAATAAATCGCCATCACTATACCAAAGGCATAAGGAATCCACACCTTCAACTTGGAATGTACTGAGCCTAAATTCACTTCTAATCTCATCAAGAGTTAAGATTGGATTCGAGATTATCTCCCAGGCGCCCCTACCGTCGGATTGCTCGTATTCTCTCCAGTTCTCATTGTATAACGGAAGAAGGTGTTCGCATGCAGCCTGTTTAGCTAGGTCGTCTATGCGCTTCAAGTCTCCCACCGCCTCACGCGCCCATTCCAAGCAATTTTCAAGCGCCTCTCCCTCTAGTGAAATCGTGAGCTTAACCTTACGATACTTGTGAAGTATTGTTCCAATCAGCATATGCGCGATATGCTTATCTTCCTTTAAGGTTCCTAATACTGCGTCTTTCATATCATTGCCGAACGTAAAGCTCAACCGCCGGTGGGTCAAAGGTCAAAAACCTAGGATGGTCTCAGCTGTAAAATCTTTGCGAACTACGTACGGTTAACGGTCGGGTGCAGCGAATTGTTCGGCAAATTTTTCGCTAACCAATAACCAAGGCGAACGACGATCATCAACCCTGTGCTCCGACCGCTCTAGCCATGAGCAGAGGATAGGAGGCAACGTCTGAAATGTAAGAAAAGAACTACGGAGACAACCTCTGCGCAAGATGGATCAAACTACTCTCAATGTCACATTCTGCATTCGCGGATCAGACAGCAACAATCTCATCAACAGGAACTAACTTCGACGA
This is a stretch of genomic DNA from Oceaniferula flava. It encodes these proteins:
- a CDS encoding DUF2262 domain-containing protein, whose protein sequence is MKDAVLGTLKEDKHIAHMLIGTILHKYRKVKLTISLEGEALENCLEWAREAVGDLKRIDDLAKQAACEHLLPLYNENWREYEQSDGRGAWEIISNPILTLDEIRSEFRLSTFQVEGVDSLCLWYSDGDLFGGHDVVVSSSERMNFDDLTVNLWG